TCCAGAAGAGTGAGGAAACGGACTATTACCCTGCTCAAATTACGATCGACACTTGTATCTTTTGCTGCGGTGTTGTTAGGAAATTTCTCTTAGATTGTTATTGTCTTGATGAATTACGATAAGAGAGCCAGTTCTGACTAAGCTTTCTGCTTGTAGGAACTTTGCATTGGTCAGAGCCGACATCTCTAGACTTCCTTTTGCTTCGAGTTCTATTGATGCTGTGCATGCTGGTGCTGCTTTACATTGTTGGCCTTCGCCATCAACGGCAGTGAGTACTTTGGTTCTTTACGGTTTCTGTTCCCCATGAGTTGTCTAGATCAATAGAAACGGTGAATATATATAACATCGGTCTTGTTCTGCATGCTTAATTCCAAACTTTGcgtaaaattgtcaaaagggcATGGCtccagtttcttcaaatttGGCAACGATTAATGTTTGCCGCGCACATAAGTAGAACTTTTTAGGAGGGAAGCTTTATTCACTCTATGCACTTCACTGATCCTAACTTTGAAAGCATCACTTGGTTTAAAATCTCTTAGATCTTTGTCATATGCTCACATTTCATTATGCGGTGGTTCTTTCTCAGATTGCTGAAATCAGTCGAGTTTTACGGCCAGGCGGAGTTTTCGTCGCGACTACATTCTTGCTTGATGGTCCTTTTGCATTGTTTCCTCTTCTGAGGCCTTTATGCCAGGTACTCGGTTTTGGCTCAAGTCCTGTCCTTCTGTTCACCTCTGCATCTCTAAAAGTACAGGTTTTCTCTACTGTTATGCACAGTTCGACACTACTTGTTGGAGCAGAAGGCCAGGTTTTGTTTCCAAACTAAGGAAGCGTTTGATAACACTTCTGTTCTCGAGAGtaatttctgataaaaaatgactttttttttattctgttctcgagaacaattctaagcattttaagctaactgtctaaaatttcaattcccggaatagaattgatagaattgtgtttgataccgtgcttcaaaatttctactccaaatcattttcttttaatttttaaataattttattactttttttcctttttttttttttttttttctctctcctattcttcttcttcaagtggccggccctcgtcggccaagccAAATCTAACgagaccgagcctcgccgccggccaGGCTAGCCTCACCGgggctgggtgagcctcgccggtggctaggcttgcctttagcgagctcgccggactgTTTGCCGGCAACCGGCGGCGGTGGGCGGCAgatggcggacggtggcggaCGACAACCACGCCGgtgggtgaagaagaagagaaatttgttattgattctaaaattgttcccgagaataagaatcaactttttttttattcttgattttgttccaaatttacttctaggaacaaaaaatagaaatttgttcctaggaacaaaattttaccaaacacaattctgtTTCAAAATTACTCctgggaacaaaataatagaaattggCACTGTTTAGCCGGTTACCAGACAGGCCCTAAACGACTAAATTTTCCACATCTTGATCTATAGAATGGGACACGCATGCTTCCTTTGTCTTGGGGAATATGATGGCATTTGTCGAGCCAATCAATGCCAAATCATCATTTTCGTCTCTCTCGGTGCAGATTTCAACTCAACTAACTGGCAGCCACATATTCCTATCTGAAGGCGAGCTAGAAGGTCTTTGCAGAACCTGTGGGCTGATCGGCGTTAAATTTGTGAGGAACGAGCGATTCGTCATGATCTCCGCTTCCAAACCCAGCTGAGATTCCGGATGCAGGTTCATCGGTTACTTTGAATAAATGGAGCAAACAAAATAGTCCACTTCTTATTGTTTAAAGCATAGGATGATGATATGGTAAAGGGTGCcctcttaatttatttatttgcaaatACCACCCGGATCGACGGTTCATGGATGAATTGAAAGACAGATTCATTGCTCCTGCAGTGTCTTTGCTTTTGGGTTCTCAAACTTGACTGTTTgagaaaggacttttcacttcGAAATAACTTTTCGCTGTCCCGTCATTTTCAAGTTGTTGAAGAACAACGGAACGGTTCTTTCCCTATAAATGATGATGCACGACTGTCGAAAGAAATCAGCCGTCCATTTGGCTGCGGTTGCATAGCTGCTAAAGAGCACAGTTCACctccacaaattcattaaatgtagCTACTCTAATCTCTACACTAACCTCTCCCTCTGTACAAAACAAAACTCTTGCAAGGTCTCTGCTTGTCGATTGTAGCTACAGAAGTTTCATATGAGTATACCTCTGAAAAACCTTTCCTACCTCCATGAAGTTCCGCATTgaagattttcaatttcaaaaatgataCTGGCTTCAGCTAGCTGCGTTGTGTGACTACTTGCCCAGATTAGCGAACGTCAATTGACGGTAAAGCAACGTCTTTTCGTCACCATCCTCAATATCGGTGGAATCCTCCCCCTCATAATGAACATCGATGACGCTTCTCTCCCTACCATAAATGTCTGATCCGTCAACCAGATCACCAGTACCGACTCCACTGGGGGACATGTCATCCAAGTTTAACTGTTGCATCTCTGATTCTATTAGAGCCTCCATCCGAGCCCGCTCTCTATCTCGTGGGTATGTGCAGTAGAGGAACGAGTAGATGACACAGCAGAGAGACATGGGAATGCCTACAGCTGCGTACAGTGCCCTGGCCAGCGAGGCCGCATTCTCTCTATCAGTCTCGATCTCCTGCGATTCAGTAGATCCTCTGGGAAGTTCTTTGTAACCATACACATTCTGGGCTAGTATTCCAACTAAAGGAGGAGCAAATGATGATAGTATGGCCTCAAATGATCGGTCCAGGGCATAGACACTTGTTCGGGATTTTTCAGGGACTATTTCTGCAAAAATAGGACTGTAATGAAAAGACCGGAGTCAGTATTGATTTTGCAATCTTCAGGAAGTAATGTAACAATTGAATACACACTGCTCATCTTccaaaatttttagaaattagatATTCATAATCCTGTTTCGATGTATGATGATAAAGCATCATTAAAATCTTTCAGACTATTACATAAACTGAAATACGAGTTTCTAAATTCCAAGCAATAAAACTAAAACAAACTTCCAATGCTGCCCAGTCACTACTGTTCCTTTTAATTGTAAGAGCACTGCTTGCTTCCTCTCAAAAGACAAATCAGTTAGCACCCGTGCTTTAAGCATCTCTCAAGAAATTCAGGCATGAAATGACAACCTACTgcatttatataatatttttatatatattcaatcaAATAGTTAGGCAGCTCTGTGCTCAGTAACTTAtgtagaagaaagaagactGATTTAGAACTTAACTTGTTTGTTGCTGGAGCATTCCATGATATGCAGAAGCCCACAATGAACAAAACTAAGCCATGGACAAACGCAGTGGATGAATCATTTGGAAGAGCCAGCAAAAGTATTGCTGCGAGTGGTACAGCTGATGCTGAGCTTATCTGTGCTAAAATTATTCTTCCAGAGTTTGGTAGACGTCTGGAAAGAAAATCTCCCATTTTACCTCCAAAAAGTCCCCCAAGGGAACTAGCAATCACGAAAAGTGCTATGAGAAATGCAGTTTCATTATGGGAGAACCCAACAAGCTCCAACCACATTGTCGCAAATGACAAAGCTGACCAGGGGAATAAACCTGTTACGCCCTGAGCAACAATTATTTGGAATGATGGAATCTTTATCACCGACTTTGCTTCTTGAAACAAGTCCTTCACTTCTGAGCGAAACGATTTACTTGAAGTTTGCCCAGTAATTTTGGCATGGTCATCAGCAAAATGTGGATCTCTGGCAAAGAGGCGGACTAGAATTCCAACTAAGATGCTTATTAGTCCAACCAAATGGAAGGAAATTCTCCACCCAGGGATCCCCATGAATGTTGTGGGAGCTATCAACACAGAAAATAGTCCACCTACCATGGCACCGAGATTGCCAGTCAATTGTAGCCATCCAAAAGCCATACCCCGGTTGTTATCGTCCGTCGAATCAGCCACAAGAGACTGGATTGCAGGTGCTACTATGGCAAGCCCAACGCCATTCAAAGCTCTTGATACTGCCACCTGAACAAATGctgaatataattaatcaagtcAGCTGATT
The window above is part of the Eucalyptus grandis isolate ANBG69807.140 chromosome 6, ASM1654582v1, whole genome shotgun sequence genome. Proteins encoded here:
- the LOC104451433 gene encoding uncharacterized protein LOC104451433 isoform X2 translates to MAFGWLQLTGNLGAMVGGLFSVLIAPTTFMGIPGWRISFHLVGLISILVGILVRLFARDPHFADDHAKITGQTSSKSFRSEVKDLFQEAKSVIKIPSFQIIVAQGVTGLFPWSALSFATMWLELVGFSHNETAFLIALFVIASSLGGLFGGKMGDFLSRRLPNSGRIILAQISSASAVPLAAILLLALPNDSSTAFVHGLVLFIVGFCISWNAPATNNPIFAEIVPEKSRTSVYALDRSFEAILSSFAPPLVGILAQNVYGYKELPRGSTESQEIETDRENAASLARALYAAVGIPMSLCCVIYSFLYCTYPRDRERARMEALIESEMQQLNLDDMSPSGVGTGDLVDGSDIYGRERSVIDVHYEGEDSTDIEDGDEKTLLYRQLTFANLGK
- the LOC104451433 gene encoding uncharacterized protein LOC104451433 isoform X1, producing MQGPTAKAVKGPAMATRAVVEMRRLVSRMEPEAVTLLLVNLAGIMERADESLLPGVYKEVGAALHADPTRLGSLTLCRSVVQSLCYPLAVYLAARHNRVHVIALGAFLWAAATFLVAFSSTFFQVAVSRALNGVGLAIVAPAIQSLVADSTDDNNRGMAFGWLQLTGNLGAMVGGLFSVLIAPTTFMGIPGWRISFHLVGLISILVGILVRLFARDPHFADDHAKITGQTSSKSFRSEVKDLFQEAKSVIKIPSFQIIVAQGVTGLFPWSALSFATMWLELVGFSHNETAFLIALFVIASSLGGLFGGKMGDFLSRRLPNSGRIILAQISSASAVPLAAILLLALPNDSSTAFVHGLVLFIVGFCISWNAPATNNPIFAEIVPEKSRTSVYALDRSFEAILSSFAPPLVGILAQNVYGYKELPRGSTESQEIETDRENAASLARALYAAVGIPMSLCCVIYSFLYCTYPRDRERARMEALIESEMQQLNLDDMSPSGVGTGDLVDGSDIYGRERSVIDVHYEGEDSTDIEDGDEKTLLYRQLTFANLGK